A segment of the Pseudomonadota bacterium genome:
GCGTTCCTGTTATACCGCTCAATCAAATCCGAAAGTTGAATAGTTTCCGACAACATTCCCCCGGTTTTTCTTCCAGTATATTGATCCCTATGTTCCTTTTCCTAATTCTCCTGTAATTTTAATAAATTTACAAGTGAAAATACTATTACAGAATTATTTAATATTGTTTAATATTGTTTAATGTTACAATAAAAGAAGCGGCTTCGCGGTTTCCCAGAAGCAAGAATTACCTATTGAAATGCGCCCCCGCCCTTTCCTTGATGACTCTTTTTTTAACACCTACCAATCGCCGAAGTCAAACAGCAGCAAGGACTGATGGTTTACGATTGAAAGCAAAACACCCTTCTCGAAGCGCTTTTTAGACATCAATTACATATCTGCTCCCAGTGTCCATCAACGCACCTCCCTACTCGACAACCCAAATCTGGCAAAGGCTTTAATCCGCATGATAGTGATGGTGAGCTACCACATACTTGCTCCCAGTGTCCATCAACACATCGCCCAATTTGACAACCAAGCTCAGGTAATGGTTTTAGCCCACAAGATGAACTACCGCATATCTGCTCCCAGTGTCCATCAACGCACCTCCCTACTCGACAACCCAAATCTGGCAAAGGCTTTAATCCGCACCTGAGAGACCCGTCAGCAAATGCCGTGTCAACTGATATGAATATGACAAGCAACAACACTCCTCTAAGTATTTTTGTCAGCATAGTTTATCCTCCTCGGTATGCCTAATAATAATTCTATTAAAAACTATAATTTCTTAAACCCTATCTCGCTTAATTTTTATTGTCAAACAGAATAAACGGCTATTAGTGATCATACAGTGTTACCGGATACATTTTTTGCTGCTTATAACAATTTGTTAAAATTGCAATGTTGTGTTGCGTTCGGCTGAATCAGTAGATTAATTATTTTCCACCCTCATAATCACGCTTTCTGCTTGAAAGATAGAATAAAGGAGATAGTCCACAAACTGCGGAGTACGGAAGTGCATCTTGGAAATGGGATTCTAAATCAAATCAATATTGAAAATTGCGCTTTGCACCTAACTATTGAGTATTAGCCAAGCAGCAGTGAATTGAGGATTACCGAATAAAATGGAGATAACACAAAAATTGTTATTATTTTTTATTCGGTTTGATTATCTTCCAAGCATTGAGCTTATCTGCTCTGTCAAAATAAATATTTTTTCCTGTTGCTGATAACGGTATACCGATTATTAAATCACATGGGTTTAAAATACCTAATTTTAAAGCCGCAACTCCTGCTTTATGCATCATGCGGTTATCAACATTGTGTTCCATTGCAGTTTTAACTGCTGATGCAGAAGCAATACTGAAATCCATCACTTTAAAAATACAATAAGGACCAGGGAGGCTATGTTCTGTTAAGGAAATCCGAGGGTGTTTTAACATTTCCGAACAGGTAGGAAATCCACATCCTCCACAATTCAGACCTATTATTTTTCTACCTTCAATCCCTATTAATACCAAAAGGCCGGATTCTATAATAGTGTTGGCATCACTTTCCCAGTCTTCTTTTATTGCATTTCCAAGTTCGTGATTAGGTAATTTTCGACAAATTTCTTCTGCAATTTTTTTCATCATGTCAGCGATAGATTTTTGTTCTTTCGAACTCGCAACCATTATGTGCACATGGTCAATACCGCCGGACTTCGGAGCTGTTCTGGCAGATATTGACATTAATTTAGCAACAATTTCTAATCCTGATTTTTCCAAGTCACCCATATATAAATTCCTCCTAATATCTTTTTATCCATGGGAACATTAGTATTTGCCATGAATTATGTCAACAACATTGTTGAATGAAAATATAAGATAATACTCAGTATATCAAATAGATGCAATTCATTCCATAGTATATTGGCACCACATGATTTGTAGTATTTCATTAAAATATTAATTCTGTATTGTATGCAGTGATTGCTCAACCCATAGACCGGGGACAGATAAATTTCGCAAAATAATCAGAAATAAATTCCCATTTGTAATCCTGCATCATTGGCAGTAATAGCAAAGTCAACATTGCAGGAAGAACTTTGATTAGAAAGCCGTATTCTGAAAAACTGAATGTATGGTTTGATGAAGGCGGGTACCCGCTGGGCGTGGAAAGGCTATGACACTATAGTCCTTAGTAAATGCATGCATCAAAAAACTCAAAAGCAACTCCAATAAAACGCCAACTCTCTACTCTGCCCCTATTGCCTCCTTCCCTTTCTGTGTTAACCAGCATGCCCTATAGGTATCACCTGCCACAGTTCCTCCCAATCCTGTTTCGGCCAAGCCCTTCTGACAGAGCGCGTCAAGCACCGCCCTGCCCGCTTTGTTGCAGCAGACCTTGTCGATCCATGTTGCGCGCTTGTACGCACCCCCGCTGTACTGATTGTTTACGATTCTGATAAGCATGTCTTTTTCTTCTGGAGTAATTTCCATGATAATACCTCGTTTTTTGGGATATCTTAAATATCTTCAACCTAGTTCCAAATGTCAAACAAATTTACATGTGCATTTGCCTCAAAAAGGAAGTGCATTAAAAAAATCTGATTAATAGATTATTGAATACTGTTTATAGCGTTGCATATAGAGGCAAAACGGCAAAAACAACATCTCAGGAAGGTATTGATAAATTTCACACATGAATTTTTATCAAAAAATGAAAATACTAAAATTACTTGCTCCACCTACCAATCGAGCATAAGGACTTTTGACTTTGATCGTAGGTTACGGGAACAAATGTTGGTTTCATGAACAGCACAATCGGTGCAAAAAACAAGACCT
Coding sequences within it:
- a CDS encoding DUF2148 domain-containing protein, with product MGDLEKSGLEIVAKLMSISARTAPKSGGIDHVHIMVASSKEQKSIADMMKKIAEEICRKLPNHELGNAIKEDWESDANTIIESGLLVLIGIEGRKIIGLNCGGCGFPTCSEMLKHPRISLTEHSLPGPYCIFKVMDFSIASASAVKTAMEHNVDNRMMHKAGVAALKLGILNPCDLIIGIPLSATGKNIYFDRADKLNAWKIIKPNKK